One genomic region from Cetobacterium sp. 8H encodes:
- a CDS encoding formate/nitrite transporter family protein has translation MKVYLTNKETTEQVLQLGENKGHYSFTKTMLLGLMGGVYIALSALGNLIANFTIGGGAGKFVGASVFPTGLMLVVLVGGSLFTGDCLGLLAFTKGKVEKATYVKNLCAVWVGNLIGSVFIAYVTYIGGSYASVDFANFVVGVAEHKVHLGFVEAIASGFLCNVLVAIAVWFALASKDLSGKILAIWFPIMLFILGGFQHVVANMYYLSIGKILMTSAYTFGGMGLHFLAVTIGNFLSGAIFLPLIYKKLYMND, from the coding sequence GTGAAGGTTTATTTAACAAACAAAGAAACAACAGAACAAGTTCTTCAACTAGGAGAAAACAAAGGGCATTACTCTTTTACAAAAACGATGTTACTAGGACTTATGGGAGGAGTTTACATTGCTTTGTCAGCTTTAGGAAATTTAATTGCTAACTTTACAATAGGTGGAGGAGCAGGAAAGTTCGTAGGAGCTTCTGTTTTCCCAACAGGTCTTATGTTAGTTGTTTTAGTTGGAGGATCATTATTTACTGGAGATTGTTTAGGACTTTTAGCATTTACAAAAGGAAAAGTAGAAAAAGCAACATATGTAAAAAACTTATGTGCCGTTTGGGTAGGGAATCTTATTGGATCAGTATTTATAGCATATGTAACTTATATTGGTGGAAGTTACGCATCAGTTGATTTTGCAAACTTTGTTGTTGGAGTGGCAGAGCACAAAGTTCACTTAGGGTTTGTAGAAGCTATAGCAAGCGGATTTTTATGTAATGTACTAGTAGCGATAGCAGTTTGGTTTGCATTAGCATCAAAAGACTTATCAGGAAAAATATTAGCTATTTGGTTCCCAATTATGTTATTTATTCTTGGAGGTTTCCAGCACGTGGTTGCAAATATGTATTACCTAAGTATAGGAAAAATATTAATGACAAGTGCTTACACATTTGGAGGAATGGGATTACATTTCTTAGCTGTTACAATTGGAAACTTTTTATCAGGAGCTATATTCTTACCTTTAATCTATAAAAAATTATATATGAATGATTAA
- a CDS encoding SDR family NAD(P)-dependent oxidoreductase, which produces MNKLYGKTILITGATKGIGRSCALAYAEKGANLILTARSSDLLDSLKEELIRKYGIKVYTLVMDVSVSKDVEEKISSLPESFKKIDILINNAGLALGLDKVYLASPKDIDTVVDTNVKGMLYVTSAVVPLMLKHKSGHIVNLGSIAGDAAYAGGAIYCATKAAVKTFSDGLRIDLVDTNIKVTNIKPGLVETEFSKVRFNGDLEKASNAYKGINPLTPDDVADVIIYATGLPENVQLTEIAMTPNHQADGRTVHRK; this is translated from the coding sequence ATGAACAAATTGTATGGAAAGACTATTTTAATTACAGGTGCTACAAAAGGAATTGGAAGAAGTTGTGCTTTAGCTTATGCTGAAAAAGGTGCAAACCTTATTCTTACTGCTAGAAGCTCTGACCTATTGGATTCTTTAAAAGAAGAACTAATAAGAAAGTACGGAATTAAAGTTTATACTCTTGTTATGGATGTTAGTGTTAGTAAAGATGTGGAAGAAAAAATTAGTTCTCTTCCTGAATCTTTTAAAAAAATTGATATCCTTATCAACAATGCCGGTTTAGCTCTTGGACTAGACAAAGTTTATTTAGCATCACCAAAAGATATTGATACCGTTGTGGATACTAATGTTAAAGGTATGTTATATGTTACTAGTGCTGTTGTTCCTCTTATGCTAAAGCATAAAAGTGGACATATTGTTAATCTTGGCTCTATTGCTGGGGACGCTGCTTATGCTGGTGGAGCAATCTACTGTGCTACTAAAGCCGCTGTAAAAACATTTTCTGATGGCTTAAGAATTGATTTAGTTGATACAAACATTAAAGTTACCAACATAAAACCTGGACTTGTTGAAACTGAATTCAGTAAAGTAAGATTTAATGGTGATCTTGAAAAAGCTTCAAATGCTTACAAAGGAATTAATCCTTTAACTCCTGATGATGTTGCTGATGTTATAATTTATGCTACTGGACTTCCTGAGAATGTTCAGTTAACAGAGATAGCAATGACACCAAATCATCAAGCCGATGGTAGAACTGTTCATAGAAAATAA
- a CDS encoding DUF1904 domain-containing protein translates to MPHLKFRGIEKKILIENSKELIDGLTEIIKCDRTWFTIEHTETEYIFDGDIVPGYIFVDVAWFDRGQETKDLVASFITTFCKKLKNNNDTTVIFYPLEGSNYYDNGEHF, encoded by the coding sequence ATGCCACATTTAAAATTCAGAGGTATTGAAAAAAAAATTCTTATTGAAAATAGTAAGGAGTTAATTGATGGATTAACTGAAATTATAAAATGCGACAGAACTTGGTTCACTATTGAACATACAGAGACTGAGTATATTTTTGATGGAGATATCGTTCCAGGTTATATTTTTGTTGACGTAGCATGGTTTGATAGAGGTCAAGAAACAAAAGATTTAGTTGCTTCATTTATCACAACATTTTGTAAAAAATTAAAAAATAATAACGACACTACCGTTATCTTCTATCCCCTAGAAGGTTCTAACTATTATGATAATGGCGAGCACTTCTAA
- a CDS encoding shikimate kinase, which yields MKDNIALIGFMGSGKTTVGRILARSLDMKFIDIDRCISIREKKTIPEIFEELGEKYFRDLEREIIEEESRDNNIVISTGGGAIIDNVNIKNLKQTSFVVFLDCNVETIYERVRRSKNRPLLNNSENLFEKIKDLHEKRQTLYKISADFSIEITSETNLYDSVEKIKNAYILS from the coding sequence ATGAAAGATAACATTGCTCTAATAGGCTTTATGGGCAGCGGTAAAACTACTGTTGGCCGAATACTTGCAAGAAGCCTAGACATGAAATTTATAGATATTGACAGATGCATATCTATTCGTGAAAAGAAAACTATCCCTGAAATTTTTGAAGAGCTTGGAGAGAAGTATTTTAGAGATTTAGAAAGAGAAATTATAGAAGAAGAGTCTAGAGATAATAACATCGTTATTTCCACTGGTGGTGGTGCAATAATTGATAACGTTAATATAAAAAACTTAAAACAAACTTCTTTTGTTGTTTTCTTAGATTGTAATGTCGAAACTATTTATGAAAGAGTTCGACGTAGCAAAAACAGACCTCTTTTAAACAACTCCGAAAACTTATTTGAAAAAATTAAGGATCTTCACGAGAAACGTCAAACCTTATATAAAATTTCTGCTGATTTTTCGATAGAAATAACTTCAGAAACAAATCTTTATGACAGTGTTGAAAAAATTAAAAACGCTTACATTCTAAGCTAA
- the brnQ gene encoding branched-chain amino acid transport system II carrier protein has product MNKKKEIVVLGLALFAMFFGAGNLLFPPSLGVAVGTSWFVAGIGFFLTGVGLPLLGILAFTKVGTLDEFANKVSSKFNKIYLTTLILVIGPLFAIPRTGSTTFEMGVLPLFNGVDPKVLAIVSSVIFFGVTLFLVLNESKVTDVLGKILTPIILVILALITILGFINPIGESVASKIQGSQFSYGFINGYQTMDALASVLFGVIIIKGLEAKGVTNPKDQKGFLTGSGIIAASGLGLIYFSLIYLGSQISGMENLSTAQTALTIAELTLGSLGKIGFGVCVGAACLTTSVGLTALVSDWFAKLFNVSYKMIAVVTCIFSSVLAVAGLDYIISLAVPVLIVLYPVTIVLIVLNIFGVENKNCFKLVTFVTLFISVAEVLKVNLAFIPLSNIGFAWLIPAIIAYGIGKLIKR; this is encoded by the coding sequence ATGAACAAGAAAAAAGAGATTGTAGTTTTGGGATTAGCATTGTTTGCAATGTTTTTTGGTGCTGGAAATTTATTGTTTCCACCGTCATTGGGAGTGGCTGTTGGAACAAGTTGGTTTGTAGCAGGAATAGGTTTTTTTTTAACAGGGGTTGGACTACCGTTATTAGGAATTCTTGCTTTTACTAAAGTTGGGACGCTAGATGAGTTTGCAAATAAAGTTTCATCTAAATTTAATAAAATATATTTGACCACTCTAATATTGGTTATAGGGCCATTATTTGCAATTCCAAGAACAGGGTCGACAACTTTTGAGATGGGAGTATTACCATTGTTTAATGGAGTAGATCCTAAAGTTTTAGCAATAGTGAGCTCTGTAATATTTTTTGGGGTAACACTTTTTTTAGTCTTAAATGAATCAAAAGTTACTGATGTATTAGGAAAGATTTTAACGCCTATTATTTTGGTAATACTAGCTTTGATAACTATTTTAGGTTTCATAAATCCGATAGGAGAATCGGTTGCAAGTAAAATTCAAGGAAGTCAATTTTCGTATGGATTTATAAATGGATATCAAACTATGGATGCTTTAGCTTCTGTTTTATTTGGTGTTATAATTATAAAAGGACTAGAAGCAAAGGGAGTTACAAATCCAAAAGATCAAAAAGGATTTTTAACTGGTTCAGGAATAATAGCTGCATCAGGTTTAGGGTTAATATATTTCAGTTTAATTTATCTAGGATCTCAAATAAGTGGAATGGAGAATTTATCTACAGCTCAAACAGCTTTAACAATAGCAGAGTTAACATTAGGTAGTTTAGGAAAAATCGGATTTGGAGTTTGTGTAGGGGCAGCTTGTCTAACAACTTCGGTTGGATTAACAGCTTTGGTTAGTGACTGGTTTGCAAAACTGTTTAATGTTTCATATAAAATGATTGCAGTAGTGACTTGTATATTTTCATCGGTACTAGCAGTAGCAGGGCTAGATTATATAATAAGTTTAGCTGTTCCGGTTTTAATTGTATTGTATCCAGTTACGATTGTTTTAATTGTTTTAAATATTTTTGGAGTTGAGAATAAAAATTGTTTCAAATTAGTTACTTTTGTAACTTTGTTTATAAGTGTTGCAGAAGTTTTAAAAGTGAATTTAGCATTTATTCCTCTTTCGAATATAGGATTTGCATGGTTAATTCCTGCTATAATAGCCTATGGAATAGGTAAACTTATTAAGAGATAA